One Terriglobia bacterium genomic window, GCACCGATTGATTGACTTCATCCTGCTATTCTCCTAAGATCATTGAAGAAAGAAGCTGCCTGCATCTTCCTTTCTCCCCCCAAGGCTGCCGACCAACGTGTGTCATGCCTGAACGCGCCGACAACGCAGCCGCCGCGCCCGCAAAACGGGCTGACGCGCACCTTGCCCGCGGTGATAACGGTGAACCGAAGGTTCGCCCCGTGGGCAGCGACTTGGAGCGCGCGTACCAGCAATTGGAGATTGACTATCGGCGATGCGCGCAGGCCCTGGCCACCGCGGCGCATGATCTGCGCACGCCTCTGGCGGTGGTTTCCGGATACATTGAACTGCTCATGAGCGGCAAGCTTGGCCCGCTGACCGATCGCCAATCCCGCTGCCTCGATGACATGAATTCCAGCAGCCAGCGGCTGCACCGGCTGATCACCGACTTCCTGACCTTCAGCGCGATTCAAACCGGCAATCTCAACCTGCAACTGGACGAGCCGCGCGATTTACACGGCTGTCTCACCGAGATTTGCAGCTTCTGGATGCCGCGCTTTCAGTCCAAGGGGGTTGCCTTTTACTATCTGCCGAGCGAACATTTGCGCCCGTTTCCCTTCGATTACGATCGCATCCAGCGCGTCATTTCCAACCTGCTGGAAAACGCCTTGAAGTTTACCCCTCCGGGTGGCACGGTGTGGTTGAATGCGGAACCGCAGTTGTGGGAGCGGCGCTCGCTGGAGGCGCGGCCGCAGGCTCGCGAACGACGCCGGCAAGCCGCTGCGGTGCCCAATTCGGTGCGCGTCAGCGTGGCCGATACCGGGCCCGGCATCCCGCCCGAGTTTCACCAGGAGATTTTCGGCGACTTTTTTCAGATTCCGAATGGGGAGATGAACGGCGGCGGCATGGGACTGGGCCTGGGCATTGCGCGGCGCCTGGTCCAGGCCCACGGCGGCAAGATCTGGGTGGAAAGCGAACCCAGTTGCGGCAGCAAGTTTTCTTTCGTTCTTCCTCTCAAGTACGGATAATCGCGGGTAGAATCAAGCGTTCTGGCCGGAAAGGCAAATTGCAGACGTGATGGCGAACTCGCCTCGAATCCTTGTGGTCGACGATGAACCGAGCATGCTGCGCTACCTGCAGACGCTGCTCGAAGTCGAATCCTACAACGTCGATACCGCCCCCAGCGGGGAGGCGGCCCTGGAGAAGTTGCAGAAGGGCGCGCCCGACGTGGTGCTGCTGGACGTGCTCATGCCCGGCGGCATGGACGGACTGCAGACGCTGGAGCAGATGCGCGAGCGCTACCCGCAACTGAAAGTCATCATGCTCTCCTGCGTCAGCGACACCCGCAAGGTGGTGCAGGCGATCCGCCTCGGGGCGCAGGATTATCTCACCAAGCCGTTTCAGAAGAACGACCTGGAAGCCGTCATTCAGCAGTGCATCGGCGGCGACGCCAACGCAATCCTGCCGCAGGGCGAAATCGAAGACCTCGGCGACGACGTATTCTTCGTCTGCGGCAGCGCGTCCATGCGCAAGATTCGCTCCCAGGCGAAGCTGGTGGCCAACGTCGATATCCCCGTGCTGATCCTGGGGGACAGCGGCGTCGGCAAAGAAGTCATCGCCAAGATGATCCATAAGTATTCGCCGCGCGCGCACCGCACATTTTTGAAAGTGAATTGCGCGGCGGTGCCCGCGGACCTGTTGGAGAGCGAGTTGTTCGGCTACGAGCCGGGCGCCTTCACGGGAGCGACCCACGCCAAGCCCGGCAAGTTCGAGCTGTGCAACAAGGGCACGATCATGCTGGACGAAATCGGGGAAATGCCGACCTCGCTCCAGGCCAAGCTTCTCCACGTGCTGCAGGACCAGCAATTCTCCCGCCTCGGCAGCCGCACCGTGCAGAAAGTGGATGTGCGGGTGCTGGCCGCCACCAACATCAACATCCAGGAAGCCATCGCCACCCGCAAGTTGCGTGAGGACCTCTATTACCGCCTGAACGGGTTCACCATCACGGTGCCTCCGCTGCGCGATCGCAAGGAAGA contains:
- a CDS encoding HAMP domain-containing histidine kinase, giving the protein MPERADNAAAAPAKRADAHLARGDNGEPKVRPVGSDLERAYQQLEIDYRRCAQALATAAHDLRTPLAVVSGYIELLMSGKLGPLTDRQSRCLDDMNSSSQRLHRLITDFLTFSAIQTGNLNLQLDEPRDLHGCLTEICSFWMPRFQSKGVAFYYLPSEHLRPFPFDYDRIQRVISNLLENALKFTPPGGTVWLNAEPQLWERRSLEARPQARERRRQAAAVPNSVRVSVADTGPGIPPEFHQEIFGDFFQIPNGEMNGGGMGLGLGIARRLVQAHGGKIWVESEPSCGSKFSFVLPLKYG
- a CDS encoding sigma-54 dependent transcriptional regulator → MANSPRILVVDDEPSMLRYLQTLLEVESYNVDTAPSGEAALEKLQKGAPDVVLLDVLMPGGMDGLQTLEQMRERYPQLKVIMLSCVSDTRKVVQAIRLGAQDYLTKPFQKNDLEAVIQQCIGGDANAILPQGEIEDLGDDVFFVCGSASMRKIRSQAKLVANVDIPVLILGDSGVGKEVIAKMIHKYSPRAHRTFLKVNCAAVPADLLESELFGYEPGAFTGATHAKPGKFELCNKGTIMLDEIGEMPTSLQAKLLHVLQDQQFSRLGSRTVQKVDVRVLAATNINIQEAIATRKLREDLYYRLNGFTITVPPLRDRKEEISLLLKHFMSQVAERYARPPLPLTPSLMQACERYGWPGNLRELGNFVKRYLVLGDEQMAIAELAPPGEKALAGASGGGGAGAAGSNGLKSLVRSVKDEAEMEAISHALTETNWNRKKAAALLKISYKALLYKIRQYDIQPSPNPN